Within Candidatus Rokuibacteriota bacterium, the genomic segment GCAGAGGAGGATGTCGGGCTGGATCCCGATCGCGCGCAGCTCCTTCACCGAGTGCTGCATGGCCTTGGTCTTCAGCTCCTGGGCAGCCTGGATGAACGGGACCAGGGCGAGGTGCACGTAGAGGACGTTGTCGCGCCCCACGTCGTTCTTGAGCTGGCGCGCGGTCTCGAGGAACGGCAGGCTCTCGAAGTCGCCGACCGTCCCGCCGATCTCCACGATCAGGACATCCACGCCCGTAGCGACTCTCAGGATCGAGGCCTTGATCTCGTTTGTGATGTGCGGGATCAACTGGACGGTGTGGCCCAGGTAGTCCCCCCGCCGCTCCTTCCGGATCACCGCGTCATAGACCTTCCCGGTGGTCACGTTGTGATCCCGGGTCGTGCGGACGCTGGTAAAGCGCTCGTAGTGGCCGAGGTCGAGGTCCGTCTCCCCGCCGTCGTCGGTCACATACACCTCGCCGTGCTGGAACGGATTCATCGTTCCCGCATCGACGTTGATGTACGGGTCCATCTTCTGAAGCGCGACGCCAAAGCCACGCGCCTCCAGGAGCGACCCGATGGAAGCGGCCGCCAGCCCTTTTCCGAGCGACGAGACCACGCCACCGGTCACGAAGACGAATTTGGTCGCCACATCAACCCTCCTCAGTTGCCCGCGCCGGTGTACCGGCGTCGCCGCTCAGCCACTCGCGGATCAGCCGGACCTCCCCCTCCCGGGACGAGACCTCACCGTCGAGCCGCCGATCGCGAAGCGCCTGGAGAAGCCGAGAGACGGCTGGGCCCTTGGCCACCCCGAGGGCCAGCAGATCCCTTCCGCTCAGGAGGGGCCGGACGCCCTGGCCCTCCGCGAGGAACCACTGAACCCGCTCCCGCACCGCCCTCGACCCGACGAGCCAGGCAAAGCCGACGGTCTCCGTGGTTCGCGCTCGCAGGATCGCCGCACACCGGCTTCGCGGCGCGTCCGCCTGGCCCTCGAGGCGTCGGGCCACCGACGGGCCCGCGGAGTACGCCTCCAGCAGGCGGGCGAGCGGCTCTCCCGAGAGTGCCAGGCGTCGGAGGCAGCGTTCGGCCAGCGGCGCCGGCAGGTGGCCCACGACGCACAGCAGGGCCAGC encodes:
- a CDS encoding CTP synthase, translating into MATKFVFVTGGVVSSLGKGLAAASIGSLLEARGFGVALQKMDPYINVDAGTMNPFQHGEVYVTDDGGETDLDLGHYERFTSVRTTRDHNVTTGKVYDAVIRKERRGDYLGHTVQLIPHITNEIKASILRVATGVDVLIVEIGGTVGDFESLPFLETARQLKNDVGRDNVLYVHLALVPFIQAAQELKTKAMQHSVKELRAIGIQPDILLC